The genomic DNA CTGGCCGCCAGTGTTGATAAAGTCTTTAAATATTGTATAGGTATGGTTATCAGCATCAAAGTAAACACCAGTCGGTTGTTTGTCCGAGATGGCTGTGGAGCGCGCCAATTTAAGAACGGAGTTCAGGTCTCTATTGGCCGAGCGGGCTCCCATTCGTTCAAAAGCAATTTCAAAACGCGGAACCGCCATTGCCGCAACAATACCGACAACAACCACCGCAGCCATAAGCTCGATAATTGTCATACCTTTGCAATCGTTTGTTCTGAGTCTACTCATATAACACCTTCTTTTGGATTGACTTTTGTCCCATTCAATTGCTGGCTTGCGATTGCCTCAAAACGCAGACAGGCCAGTCTATACCAATTCAGAGAATAAGCATGAACTGTGCCTTCCGGGAAGATTCCGGCTATCGTTCCATTGATCTTCGTCTACTTCCTTGCCGCATAAGAGATTCGGCGTGGGTTTTGGCCTATGGTTGCTGCGTTCAAGTCAACCCCGACGCAACTTCAAAATCAAAACTATGGGCACACTCCCATATTTCTTGGTCATGAGTTAAGCATTGACAAAATCAATGATCGGCATAAATTGTATCATCTGCACAGAGTTGGCATTTCAGTTGTTATGCCTTCTATAAGGTGATTCCGTTTGAAAGGATTTTCTATGACGCCTGTCCGAGTTCGGCAACTTGTTTCTATTGCTACACTTCTTCTCTCAGTAACCACAGGTCCGATCGGCAATGTCTCGGCAGATGCCCTTCCGGATGCACTGAAATCACAGGCTGTCGCGACACCAAAACAAGCCGAGTCGCTTGACGCCCGCACAAAATCGTTTCTGGCAAGCCGCAACAGCGCAACGGCCAGAGTCTGGATTTTCTTTACCGACAAAGAGATTGATAGCCGTCGCGGTTTTGAAGCTGCATCGACAGCTGTAACCATAGAGCCGCGTTCATTAAAACGCCGCGCAAAAGTTGGATTGGACAAAGTTGTCTTTGCCGATCTTCCGGTCTCCACCAACTACATTGGAGGGATTGAACAGTTTTCAGGCGAATTGCGGAGAATATCCCGTTGGCTAAATGCGGCGTCATTTGATATCCCCATGTCCCAACTTGAACAGGTCGCGGCTCTTCCCTATGTTGCCAAAGTCACTCCTGTCCATATTTACAAAAAAGACCAACTTCCGTCTGAGAGCGACCGAAGCGACACCCAGCCGCCTGCATCTGCTTCGCCCAATGCGCTTAACTACGGCAACTCACTTGCACAGTTAAATCAGATCAATGTCCCGCAATTGCATGCCGAGGGAATTGATGGTACCGGTGTGACATTGGGCGTATTCGATACTGGTTTCCGGAAAAGCCATCAGGCGTTCGCATTGGCCCTTTCCGAGGGCCGTCTGTTAGCCGAGTACGATTTTGTATTCAATGATGGCAATACCTCAAACGAAGGGGCCGATGTCGCAAGCGCATGGGACCATGGAACATATACCTGGTCGACTTCAGGCGGTCAAAGAGACGGCTCGATCTACGGCCCGGCCTACAAGGCAAATTTCATCCTCTGTAAAACCGAAGATGTTCGGTCTGAAACCCATACCGAAGAAGACGACTGGGTCGCCGCGCTTGAGTTTGCAGATTCTGTCGGAGTCGATGTCATAACTTCCTCGCTGGGCTATTTTGATTTCGATGCCCCGCAGGCTTCCTATACCTATGCAGATATGAACGGACTGACCGCGATTATTACCCAAGCGGCGAATCTGGCGTCGGGCATGGGGATTGTCTTGTGTAATTCCATGGGAAATAGCGGACCAGCCGCAGGCACCCTTTCTGCTCCTGCTGATGCCTTCGACATGATTTCGGTGGGCGCTGTCAATTCATCTGGAGTCATTGCGAGTTTTTCATCGCGCGGACCGACGTTTGATGGCCGCATCAAACCCGAGGTCTGCGCCCGCGGGGTCTCAACCTATGCCGCATCGGCAACAAGCACAACCAGCTACGCCTCACCGAGCGGAACCTCCCTTTCCTGTCCACTGGTTGCGGGCGCTGCATGTCTGCTTATCCAAGCCCACCCGACCTTCACGCCTGCCTTGATTCGTCAATCAATGATGGAAACGGCATCGAAAGCAGCAACTCCTGATAATACCTATGGCTCAGGAATAATAAACACTCTGGCCGCGTCTACCTGGGGAGCCCAGTGGGCTGCCGATGATTTAATAGGAAACGCGCCGCTTACAGTAAATTTTACAGCAAGCTCGACGCTCAGCCCGACCTCGTGGCTCTGGTCTTTTGGCAATGGAGACAGTTCCTCTGCTCAAAACCCGACGTACATTTTTCAAAATCCCGGCTCGTATACGATTTCGATGACTGTACAGACGAGCGCCGGACCACTTACCATCGAACGGGCAAGTTACATTGTGGCCCTTGGTGACACATTGTCTTTCGCCAAAGATTCGGTCTTTGCCGGTCAAAAGATTGTCATACCGGTTCGCTTGAATAACTCACAGGCACTCAATAGTATCATCATTCCGTTTGAAGTCGGTCAAAGTCAGGTTCCGGTGACACTGGATTCAGTGCGACTCGGAAGCAGAACAAATTATTTCGAAGCTCTAACCGTTATGACTTCCGATCCACTCAATCATCGCTACACATATCAATTGACAGCCAATAACGGCGGCGGCGCGCCAAATCTTGCAGTTGGAAACGGCGAGGTGCTTAGGCTCTATTGTACGACAGGGAAGTTCGCGCTGGGGGGACTTTCAAGTCCCGTGCAGTCTGTGACAATTGGCTCCTTTACTCCTGAGATTGTGACCGACGTTACCAGCTACCCTCTGCTGGCGATTGGCGGATGGGCCGCGACAAAAGGGATTCTGCGCGGAGATTGTGATTATAGCAATGACGGCCTTATCGATATATCTGATTTAACTAGACTAATTGACTTTCTCTTCATAAGTCTTGCGCCGCTCCCGACAGTTCAATCAGGCGATCTTGATGCTGATTTCATCATTGATATTTCAGATTTAACATATATGATAAACTTTCTCTTTATTGGAGGACCGCCTCCGGTGAATCCGTAGGAAATCGCTCAATACTCTTACTGGATTTGTGATGCCGGAATCATAATCCGCTGGCGGACTGAGGTTCTTCATAAGAGAGTTGGCTCACGAGGACGTACGCCAATCACAAGTCTTCGTGCGGGGCGCCTCGGCGGACAGGCACTGGAATGACATTGTGTTGGATGGTACAGTCCACCGAGGCGACTTGTGAGCCATTAGGGTGGACTTCTCTTTTACGCAGAAACCAAGACTCGCGGGGCATAAGAATGACCCACGCTACAAGATGAAGAGAAGACGAAATGGAATGCCACGCCTGACCGCTGAGGGTGGTCCGTCACCGAAGCCGCTCCTCGTAACGACACATGTATTGGTCTCTGTTCACTCCAATACTTAGATCGTAAACTTCCCATTGCGATAGATGATTTTTCTGTCGGCAGTTATCTCCCCGCCCTGCTTTAAATCACAGACCATATCCCAATGGAGTGCGCTGTGGTTTTTTCCGCCAGCTTCCGGGATTGAAGCCCCTACCGCCATGTGGCATGTTCCGCCGATTTTTTCATCAAAGAGGATATTTCGTGAAAATTGCTTTATCTCATAATTGGTGCCAATGGCAAACTCACCAACGGAGCGTGCT from Candidatus Zixiibacteriota bacterium includes the following:
- a CDS encoding GspH/FimT family protein — encoded protein: MSRLRTNDCKGMTIIELMAAVVVVGIVAAMAVPRFEIAFERMGARSANRDLNSVLKLARSTAISDKQPTGVYFDADNHTYTIFKDFINTGGQDFVSGDSAIRTDSLPPDFSLLLTDVENDVIIFRPNGSAKFVGRGNIFTYVATDNINSLASHNILASTGRVQSNSYYY
- a CDS encoding S8 family serine peptidase: MTPVRVRQLVSIATLLLSVTTGPIGNVSADALPDALKSQAVATPKQAESLDARTKSFLASRNSATARVWIFFTDKEIDSRRGFEAASTAVTIEPRSLKRRAKVGLDKVVFADLPVSTNYIGGIEQFSGELRRISRWLNAASFDIPMSQLEQVAALPYVAKVTPVHIYKKDQLPSESDRSDTQPPASASPNALNYGNSLAQLNQINVPQLHAEGIDGTGVTLGVFDTGFRKSHQAFALALSEGRLLAEYDFVFNDGNTSNEGADVASAWDHGTYTWSTSGGQRDGSIYGPAYKANFILCKTEDVRSETHTEEDDWVAALEFADSVGVDVITSSLGYFDFDAPQASYTYADMNGLTAIITQAANLASGMGIVLCNSMGNSGPAAGTLSAPADAFDMISVGAVNSSGVIASFSSRGPTFDGRIKPEVCARGVSTYAASATSTTSYASPSGTSLSCPLVAGAACLLIQAHPTFTPALIRQSMMETASKAATPDNTYGSGIINTLAASTWGAQWAADDLIGNAPLTVNFTASSTLSPTSWLWSFGNGDSSSAQNPTYIFQNPGSYTISMTVQTSAGPLTIERASYIVALGDTLSFAKDSVFAGQKIVIPVRLNNSQALNSIIIPFEVGQSQVPVTLDSVRLGSRTNYFEALTVMTSDPLNHRYTYQLTANNGGGAPNLAVGNGEVLRLYCTTGKFALGGLSSPVQSVTIGSFTPEIVTDVTSYPLLAIGGWAATKGILRGDCDYSNDGLIDISDLTRLIDFLFISLAPLPTVQSGDLDADFIIDISDLTYMINFLFIGGPPPVNP